The Oreochromis niloticus isolate F11D_XX linkage group LG13, O_niloticus_UMD_NMBU, whole genome shotgun sequence genome has a window encoding:
- the arhgap22a gene encoding rho GTPase-activating protein 22 isoform X8 — translation MLSPKIKQARRARSKSMVLGELTRVSRPCSPLDHEKALKAGWLKRQRSIMKNWQLRWFVLRSEALYFYKDQDESKAQGCIPLQGSQVNEVPANQDESGRHLFEIVPAGAGEKDRTGISHESFLLMASSQSDMEEWVRAIRRAIWAPLGGGVFGQHLEETMLYESQCGPQRLVPVLVEQCVCFIRENGLKEEGLFRAPGQTNHVRELQDAFDRGEKPVFDSSTDVHTVASLLKLYIRELPEPIIPFSKYTQFLSCAQLLTKDKEMGITELGKQVKSLPQVNYNLLEYICKFLDEVQSHSNENKMSVQNLATVFGPNILRPRVEDPVTMMEGSTQVQHLMTVLISEHSRLYQREEPETEIKVPIQRQESQKCKVEWLSQEDPDHPHPSGTSSKTPNEKAQSSTSSTDIKLTAVSPVTLDKGEEGQTEGKSKSKTEEDIKTEGKVGSEAAVSPSKQAKALPSWRSTFKGSATSGGPRGKIGGSAGDVSAAGGSNWLMNGLSSLRAHRRTTSSGERLKDSTLSLKDSTLSLKETTLKDSHRDSDEDSSRTSLSHRALHQSHRLSAYDNVAPSSLSLPADTSSIWTSYEISLSEPEGSDKATKLEPSQERPTQLKDCANTLDHSPSCNEDDDLAETNEDATSKVAQLKQELKKQRTSYEAHIRKLEESCSNYQSQINRLEEELDQEKKKFHMLEIRLRNSERAHQDAENRNILLQQEMEEFFKTLGDLTTGATRTK, via the exons ATGCTGAGCCCCAAGATAAAACAGGCACGCCGGG CGCGGTCCAAAAGCATGGTTCTCGGAGAGTTGACAAGGGTTTCCAGGCCCTGTTCTCCTCTGGATCATGAGAAAGCGCTGAAGGCGGGCTGGCTCAAGAGACAGCGGAGTATCATGAAAAACTGGCAGCTGCGCTGGTTTGTCCTGAGGAGTGAAGCTCTGTATTTCTACAAGGATCAGGATGAAAGCAAAGCACAG GGTTGTATTCCTCTTCAGGGTAGTCAGGTCAATGAGGTGCCTGCCAATCAGGACGAGTCTGGTCGCCACCTTTTTGAAATTGTTCCAG CAGGGGCTGGAGAAAAGGATCGAACTGGTATAAGCCATGAATCATTCCTGCTGATGGCCAGCTCCCAGAGCGACATGGAAGAATGGGTCAGAGCCATACGTAGAGCTATATGGGCTCCACTCGGTGGAG GTGTCTTTGGGCAGCACCTAGAGGAGACAATGTTGTATGAATCCCAATGTGGCCCTCAGAGACTAGTCCCTGTGCTGGTTGAGCAGTGTGTATGCTTCATCCGTGAAAATGGACTCAAGGAGGAGGGCCTTTTCAGGGCCCCCGGACAGACCAATCATGTTAGAGAACTGCAGGATGCCTTTGACCGCGGTGAGAAGCCAGTGTTTGACAG TTCCACAGACGTCCACACAGTGGCATCACTGTTAAAGCTGTACATACGAGAGCTGCCAGAGCCTATAATCCCATTCTCCAAATACACACAGTTTCTCTCTTGCGCTCAGCTTCTTACCAAAGATAAAGAAATG GGTATTACAGAGCTCGGCAAACAGGTGAAATCACTTCCTCAGGTCAACTACAACCTCCTTGAGTACATCTGCAA GTTTCTGGATGAGGTGCAGTCTCACTCCAATGAGAATAAGATGAGTGTTCAGAACCTGGCCACTGTGTTTGGACCTAATATCCTTCGACCCAGAGTGGAGGATCCAGTCACCATGATGGAGG GAAGTACGCAGGTGCAGCACCTAATGACTGTGCTGATTAGTGAACACTCCCGACTTTACCAACGTGAGGAGCCAGAAACAGAGATTAAGGTTCCCATACAGCGCCAGGAGAGCCAAAAGTGCAAGGTGGAATGGCTTTCACAAGAAGACCCTGACCACCCACATCCCTCAGGGACAAGCTCCAAAACGCCTAACGAAAAAGCCCAATCTTCCACTTCTTCTACAGACATTAAGCTAACAGCAGTGAGCCCTGTTACACTGGACAAGGGTGAGGAAGGTCAGACTGAAGGGAAGAGCAAAAGCAAGACAGAGGAAGACATCAAGACTGAAGGAAAAGTTGGAAGCGAGGCAGCTGTTAGCCCTAGCAAACAGGCTAAAGCCTTGCCTTCCTGGAGGTCCACCTTCAAGGGCAGTGCAACCTCAGGTGGGCCAAGAGGGAAAATAGGGGGATCTGCAGGGGACGTGTCAGCTGCCGGGGGGAGCAACTGGTTAATGAATGGCCTGTCATCCCTCCGAGCCCACAGACGTACCACCTCATCTGGGGAGAGACTAAAAGACTCAACTCTATCGCTAAAGGATTCAACCCTCTCCCTTAAAGAAACTACTCTTAAAGACTCTCACAGAGACTCTGATGAAGACTCTTCTCGAACATCCTTGTCTCACAGAGCTCTCCACCAATCCCACAGACTGTCTGCTTATGACAACGTGGCCCCCTCCAGTCTAAGTCTACCTGCTGACACTTCGTCCATCTGGACGTCTTATGAAATTTCATTGTCTGAACCAGAAGGGAGCGATAAAGCAACAAAATTAGAACCGAGTCAAGAGAGGCCCACACAGTTGAAGGACTGTGCAAATACTTTGGATCACAGTCCAAGCTGCAATGAAGATGATGATCTTGCAGAAACAAATGAAGATGCCACAAGCAAGGTGGCCCAGCTCAAGCAGGAACTGAAGAAACAGAGGACGAGCTATGAAGCCCATATCCGCAA gTTGGAGGAGTCCTGTTCCAACTACCAGTCCCAGATAAACCGCCTCGAGGAGGAGCTAGACCAGGAGAAGAAGAAGTTTCACATGCTGGAGATCCGACTCAGGAACTCAGAGCGGGCACATCAAGATGCAGAAAATCGCAACATTCTCCTTCAGCAAGAGATGGAGGAATTCTTCAAAACCCTCGGAGATCTGACTACAGGAGCAACACGGACCAAATAG
- the arhgap22a gene encoding rho GTPase-activating protein 22 isoform X7 has translation MLSPKIKQARRARSKSMVLGELTRVSRPCSPLDHEKALKAGWLKRQRSIMKNWQLRWFVLRSEALYFYKDQDESKAQGCIPLQGSQVNEVPANQDESGRHLFEIVPVSLSISWSDHWVNLLGLRLLGKAGKAGAGEKDRTGISHESFLLMASSQSDMEEWVRAIRRAIWAPLGGGVFGQHLEETMLYESQCGPQRLVPVLVEQCVCFIRENGLKEEGLFRAPGQTNHVRELQDAFDRGEKPVFDSSTDVHTVASLLKLYIRELPEPIIPFSKYTQFLSCAQLLTKDKEMGITELGKQVKSLPQVNYNLLEYICKFLDEVQSHSNENKMSVQNLATVFGPNILRPRVEDPVTMMEGSTQVQHLMTVLISEHSRLYQREEPETEIKVPIQRQESQKCKVEWLSQEDPDHPHPSGTSSKTPNEKAQSSTSSTDIKLTAVSPVTLDKGEEGQTEGKSKSKTEEDIKTEGKVGSEAAVSPSKQAKALPSWRSTFKGSATSGGPRGKIGGSAGDVSAAGGSNWLMNGLSSLRAHRRTTSSGERLKDSTLSLKDSTLSLKETTLKDSHRDSDEDSSRTSLSHRALHQSHRLSAYDNVAPSSLSLPADTSSIWTSYEISLSEPEGSDKATKLEPSQERPTQLKDCANTLDHSPSCNEDDDLAETNEDATSKVAQLKQELKKQRTSYEAHIRKLEESCSNYQSQINRLEEELDQEKKKFHMLEIRLRNSERAHQDAENRNILLQQEMEEFFKTLGDLTTGATRTK, from the exons ATGCTGAGCCCCAAGATAAAACAGGCACGCCGGG CGCGGTCCAAAAGCATGGTTCTCGGAGAGTTGACAAGGGTTTCCAGGCCCTGTTCTCCTCTGGATCATGAGAAAGCGCTGAAGGCGGGCTGGCTCAAGAGACAGCGGAGTATCATGAAAAACTGGCAGCTGCGCTGGTTTGTCCTGAGGAGTGAAGCTCTGTATTTCTACAAGGATCAGGATGAAAGCAAAGCACAG GGTTGTATTCCTCTTCAGGGTAGTCAGGTCAATGAGGTGCCTGCCAATCAGGACGAGTCTGGTCGCCACCTTTTTGAAATTGTTCCAG tttctctGAGTATTTCATGGTCCGACCATTGGGTGAATTTACTGGGACTTCGACTTCTGGGGAAGGCTGGCAAAG CAGGGGCTGGAGAAAAGGATCGAACTGGTATAAGCCATGAATCATTCCTGCTGATGGCCAGCTCCCAGAGCGACATGGAAGAATGGGTCAGAGCCATACGTAGAGCTATATGGGCTCCACTCGGTGGAG GTGTCTTTGGGCAGCACCTAGAGGAGACAATGTTGTATGAATCCCAATGTGGCCCTCAGAGACTAGTCCCTGTGCTGGTTGAGCAGTGTGTATGCTTCATCCGTGAAAATGGACTCAAGGAGGAGGGCCTTTTCAGGGCCCCCGGACAGACCAATCATGTTAGAGAACTGCAGGATGCCTTTGACCGCGGTGAGAAGCCAGTGTTTGACAG TTCCACAGACGTCCACACAGTGGCATCACTGTTAAAGCTGTACATACGAGAGCTGCCAGAGCCTATAATCCCATTCTCCAAATACACACAGTTTCTCTCTTGCGCTCAGCTTCTTACCAAAGATAAAGAAATG GGTATTACAGAGCTCGGCAAACAGGTGAAATCACTTCCTCAGGTCAACTACAACCTCCTTGAGTACATCTGCAA GTTTCTGGATGAGGTGCAGTCTCACTCCAATGAGAATAAGATGAGTGTTCAGAACCTGGCCACTGTGTTTGGACCTAATATCCTTCGACCCAGAGTGGAGGATCCAGTCACCATGATGGAGG GAAGTACGCAGGTGCAGCACCTAATGACTGTGCTGATTAGTGAACACTCCCGACTTTACCAACGTGAGGAGCCAGAAACAGAGATTAAGGTTCCCATACAGCGCCAGGAGAGCCAAAAGTGCAAGGTGGAATGGCTTTCACAAGAAGACCCTGACCACCCACATCCCTCAGGGACAAGCTCCAAAACGCCTAACGAAAAAGCCCAATCTTCCACTTCTTCTACAGACATTAAGCTAACAGCAGTGAGCCCTGTTACACTGGACAAGGGTGAGGAAGGTCAGACTGAAGGGAAGAGCAAAAGCAAGACAGAGGAAGACATCAAGACTGAAGGAAAAGTTGGAAGCGAGGCAGCTGTTAGCCCTAGCAAACAGGCTAAAGCCTTGCCTTCCTGGAGGTCCACCTTCAAGGGCAGTGCAACCTCAGGTGGGCCAAGAGGGAAAATAGGGGGATCTGCAGGGGACGTGTCAGCTGCCGGGGGGAGCAACTGGTTAATGAATGGCCTGTCATCCCTCCGAGCCCACAGACGTACCACCTCATCTGGGGAGAGACTAAAAGACTCAACTCTATCGCTAAAGGATTCAACCCTCTCCCTTAAAGAAACTACTCTTAAAGACTCTCACAGAGACTCTGATGAAGACTCTTCTCGAACATCCTTGTCTCACAGAGCTCTCCACCAATCCCACAGACTGTCTGCTTATGACAACGTGGCCCCCTCCAGTCTAAGTCTACCTGCTGACACTTCGTCCATCTGGACGTCTTATGAAATTTCATTGTCTGAACCAGAAGGGAGCGATAAAGCAACAAAATTAGAACCGAGTCAAGAGAGGCCCACACAGTTGAAGGACTGTGCAAATACTTTGGATCACAGTCCAAGCTGCAATGAAGATGATGATCTTGCAGAAACAAATGAAGATGCCACAAGCAAGGTGGCCCAGCTCAAGCAGGAACTGAAGAAACAGAGGACGAGCTATGAAGCCCATATCCGCAA gTTGGAGGAGTCCTGTTCCAACTACCAGTCCCAGATAAACCGCCTCGAGGAGGAGCTAGACCAGGAGAAGAAGAAGTTTCACATGCTGGAGATCCGACTCAGGAACTCAGAGCGGGCACATCAAGATGCAGAAAATCGCAACATTCTCCTTCAGCAAGAGATGGAGGAATTCTTCAAAACCCTCGGAGATCTGACTACAGGAGCAACACGGACCAAATAG
- the arhgap22a gene encoding rho GTPase-activating protein 22 isoform X5: MRLLACVMALEMAPVEKDTCGAHKFSAMNPNRTPHISDKAKELAARSKSMVLGELTRVSRPCSPLDHEKALKAGWLKRQRSIMKNWQLRWFVLRSEALYFYKDQDESKAQGCIPLQGSQVNEVPANQDESGRHLFEIVPAGAGEKDRTGISHESFLLMASSQSDMEEWVRAIRRAIWAPLGGGVFGQHLEETMLYESQCGPQRLVPVLVEQCVCFIRENGLKEEGLFRAPGQTNHVRELQDAFDRGEKPVFDSSTDVHTVASLLKLYIRELPEPIIPFSKYTQFLSCAQLLTKDKEMGITELGKQVKSLPQVNYNLLEYICKFLDEVQSHSNENKMSVQNLATVFGPNILRPRVEDPVTMMEGSTQVQHLMTVLISEHSRLYQREEPETEIKVPIQRQESQKCKVEWLSQEDPDHPHPSGTSSKTPNEKAQSSTSSTDIKLTAVSPVTLDKGEEGQTEGKSKSKTEEDIKTEGKVGSEAAVSPSKQAKALPSWRSTFKGSATSGGPRGKIGGSAGDVSAAGGSNWLMNGLSSLRAHRRTTSSGERLKDSTLSLKDSTLSLKETTLKDSHRDSDEDSSRTSLSHRALHQSHRLSAYDNVAPSSLSLPADTSSIWTSYEISLSEPEGSDKATKLEPSQERPTQLKDCANTLDHSPSCNEDDDLAETNEDATSKVAQLKQELKKQRTSYEAHIRKLEESCSNYQSQINRLEEELDQEKKKFHMLEIRLRNSERAHQDAENRNILLQQEMEEFFKTLGDLTTGATRTK; the protein is encoded by the exons ATGCGCTTGCTTGCTTGTGTTATGGCTCTAGAGATGGCCCCGGTGGAGAAGGATACCTGCGGTGCACACAAGTTCAGTGCCATGAATCCTAACAGGACTCCACACATCAGTGACAAAGCAAAGGAACTAGCAG CGCGGTCCAAAAGCATGGTTCTCGGAGAGTTGACAAGGGTTTCCAGGCCCTGTTCTCCTCTGGATCATGAGAAAGCGCTGAAGGCGGGCTGGCTCAAGAGACAGCGGAGTATCATGAAAAACTGGCAGCTGCGCTGGTTTGTCCTGAGGAGTGAAGCTCTGTATTTCTACAAGGATCAGGATGAAAGCAAAGCACAG GGTTGTATTCCTCTTCAGGGTAGTCAGGTCAATGAGGTGCCTGCCAATCAGGACGAGTCTGGTCGCCACCTTTTTGAAATTGTTCCAG CAGGGGCTGGAGAAAAGGATCGAACTGGTATAAGCCATGAATCATTCCTGCTGATGGCCAGCTCCCAGAGCGACATGGAAGAATGGGTCAGAGCCATACGTAGAGCTATATGGGCTCCACTCGGTGGAG GTGTCTTTGGGCAGCACCTAGAGGAGACAATGTTGTATGAATCCCAATGTGGCCCTCAGAGACTAGTCCCTGTGCTGGTTGAGCAGTGTGTATGCTTCATCCGTGAAAATGGACTCAAGGAGGAGGGCCTTTTCAGGGCCCCCGGACAGACCAATCATGTTAGAGAACTGCAGGATGCCTTTGACCGCGGTGAGAAGCCAGTGTTTGACAG TTCCACAGACGTCCACACAGTGGCATCACTGTTAAAGCTGTACATACGAGAGCTGCCAGAGCCTATAATCCCATTCTCCAAATACACACAGTTTCTCTCTTGCGCTCAGCTTCTTACCAAAGATAAAGAAATG GGTATTACAGAGCTCGGCAAACAGGTGAAATCACTTCCTCAGGTCAACTACAACCTCCTTGAGTACATCTGCAA GTTTCTGGATGAGGTGCAGTCTCACTCCAATGAGAATAAGATGAGTGTTCAGAACCTGGCCACTGTGTTTGGACCTAATATCCTTCGACCCAGAGTGGAGGATCCAGTCACCATGATGGAGG GAAGTACGCAGGTGCAGCACCTAATGACTGTGCTGATTAGTGAACACTCCCGACTTTACCAACGTGAGGAGCCAGAAACAGAGATTAAGGTTCCCATACAGCGCCAGGAGAGCCAAAAGTGCAAGGTGGAATGGCTTTCACAAGAAGACCCTGACCACCCACATCCCTCAGGGACAAGCTCCAAAACGCCTAACGAAAAAGCCCAATCTTCCACTTCTTCTACAGACATTAAGCTAACAGCAGTGAGCCCTGTTACACTGGACAAGGGTGAGGAAGGTCAGACTGAAGGGAAGAGCAAAAGCAAGACAGAGGAAGACATCAAGACTGAAGGAAAAGTTGGAAGCGAGGCAGCTGTTAGCCCTAGCAAACAGGCTAAAGCCTTGCCTTCCTGGAGGTCCACCTTCAAGGGCAGTGCAACCTCAGGTGGGCCAAGAGGGAAAATAGGGGGATCTGCAGGGGACGTGTCAGCTGCCGGGGGGAGCAACTGGTTAATGAATGGCCTGTCATCCCTCCGAGCCCACAGACGTACCACCTCATCTGGGGAGAGACTAAAAGACTCAACTCTATCGCTAAAGGATTCAACCCTCTCCCTTAAAGAAACTACTCTTAAAGACTCTCACAGAGACTCTGATGAAGACTCTTCTCGAACATCCTTGTCTCACAGAGCTCTCCACCAATCCCACAGACTGTCTGCTTATGACAACGTGGCCCCCTCCAGTCTAAGTCTACCTGCTGACACTTCGTCCATCTGGACGTCTTATGAAATTTCATTGTCTGAACCAGAAGGGAGCGATAAAGCAACAAAATTAGAACCGAGTCAAGAGAGGCCCACACAGTTGAAGGACTGTGCAAATACTTTGGATCACAGTCCAAGCTGCAATGAAGATGATGATCTTGCAGAAACAAATGAAGATGCCACAAGCAAGGTGGCCCAGCTCAAGCAGGAACTGAAGAAACAGAGGACGAGCTATGAAGCCCATATCCGCAA gTTGGAGGAGTCCTGTTCCAACTACCAGTCCCAGATAAACCGCCTCGAGGAGGAGCTAGACCAGGAGAAGAAGAAGTTTCACATGCTGGAGATCCGACTCAGGAACTCAGAGCGGGCACATCAAGATGCAGAAAATCGCAACATTCTCCTTCAGCAAGAGATGGAGGAATTCTTCAAAACCCTCGGAGATCTGACTACAGGAGCAACACGGACCAAATAG
- the arhgap22a gene encoding rho GTPase-activating protein 22 isoform X1: protein MRLLACVMALEMAPVEKDTCGAHKFSAMNPNRTPHISDKAKELAARSKSMVLGELTRVSRPCSPLDHEKALKAGWLKRQRSIMKNWQLRWFVLRSEALYFYKDQDESKAQGCIPLQGSQVNEVPANQDESGRHLFEIVPVSLSISWSDHWVNLLGLRLLGKAGKAGAGEKDRTGISHESFLLMASSQSDMEEWVRAIRRAIWAPLGGGVFGQHLEETMLYESQCGPQRLVPVLVEQCVCFIRENGLKEEGLFRAPGQTNHVRELQDAFDRGEKPVFDSSTDVHTVASLLKLYIRELPEPIIPFSKYTQFLSCAQLLTKDKEMGITELGKQVKSLPQVNYNLLEYICKFLDEVQSHSNENKMSVQNLATVFGPNILRPRVEDPVTMMEGSTQVQHLMTVLISEHSRLYQREEPETEIKVPIQRQESQKCKVEWLSQEDPDHPHPSGTSSKTPNEKAQSSTSSTDIKLTAVSPVTLDKGEEGQTEGKSKSKTEEDIKTEGKVGSEAAVSPSKQAKALPSWRSTFKGSATSGGPRGKIGGSAGDVSAAGGSNWLMNGLSSLRAHRRTTSSGERLKDSTLSLKDSTLSLKETTLKDSHRDSDEDSSRTSLSHRALHQSHRLSAYDNVAPSSLSLPADTSSIWTSYEISLSEPEGSDKATKLEPSQERPTQLKDCANTLDHSPSCNEDDDLAETNEDATSKVAQLKQELKKQRTSYEAHIRKLEESCSNYQSQINRLEEELDQEKKKFHMLEIRLRNSERAHQDAENRNILLQQEMEEFFKTLGDLTTGATRTK from the exons ATGCGCTTGCTTGCTTGTGTTATGGCTCTAGAGATGGCCCCGGTGGAGAAGGATACCTGCGGTGCACACAAGTTCAGTGCCATGAATCCTAACAGGACTCCACACATCAGTGACAAAGCAAAGGAACTAGCAG CGCGGTCCAAAAGCATGGTTCTCGGAGAGTTGACAAGGGTTTCCAGGCCCTGTTCTCCTCTGGATCATGAGAAAGCGCTGAAGGCGGGCTGGCTCAAGAGACAGCGGAGTATCATGAAAAACTGGCAGCTGCGCTGGTTTGTCCTGAGGAGTGAAGCTCTGTATTTCTACAAGGATCAGGATGAAAGCAAAGCACAG GGTTGTATTCCTCTTCAGGGTAGTCAGGTCAATGAGGTGCCTGCCAATCAGGACGAGTCTGGTCGCCACCTTTTTGAAATTGTTCCAG tttctctGAGTATTTCATGGTCCGACCATTGGGTGAATTTACTGGGACTTCGACTTCTGGGGAAGGCTGGCAAAG CAGGGGCTGGAGAAAAGGATCGAACTGGTATAAGCCATGAATCATTCCTGCTGATGGCCAGCTCCCAGAGCGACATGGAAGAATGGGTCAGAGCCATACGTAGAGCTATATGGGCTCCACTCGGTGGAG GTGTCTTTGGGCAGCACCTAGAGGAGACAATGTTGTATGAATCCCAATGTGGCCCTCAGAGACTAGTCCCTGTGCTGGTTGAGCAGTGTGTATGCTTCATCCGTGAAAATGGACTCAAGGAGGAGGGCCTTTTCAGGGCCCCCGGACAGACCAATCATGTTAGAGAACTGCAGGATGCCTTTGACCGCGGTGAGAAGCCAGTGTTTGACAG TTCCACAGACGTCCACACAGTGGCATCACTGTTAAAGCTGTACATACGAGAGCTGCCAGAGCCTATAATCCCATTCTCCAAATACACACAGTTTCTCTCTTGCGCTCAGCTTCTTACCAAAGATAAAGAAATG GGTATTACAGAGCTCGGCAAACAGGTGAAATCACTTCCTCAGGTCAACTACAACCTCCTTGAGTACATCTGCAA GTTTCTGGATGAGGTGCAGTCTCACTCCAATGAGAATAAGATGAGTGTTCAGAACCTGGCCACTGTGTTTGGACCTAATATCCTTCGACCCAGAGTGGAGGATCCAGTCACCATGATGGAGG GAAGTACGCAGGTGCAGCACCTAATGACTGTGCTGATTAGTGAACACTCCCGACTTTACCAACGTGAGGAGCCAGAAACAGAGATTAAGGTTCCCATACAGCGCCAGGAGAGCCAAAAGTGCAAGGTGGAATGGCTTTCACAAGAAGACCCTGACCACCCACATCCCTCAGGGACAAGCTCCAAAACGCCTAACGAAAAAGCCCAATCTTCCACTTCTTCTACAGACATTAAGCTAACAGCAGTGAGCCCTGTTACACTGGACAAGGGTGAGGAAGGTCAGACTGAAGGGAAGAGCAAAAGCAAGACAGAGGAAGACATCAAGACTGAAGGAAAAGTTGGAAGCGAGGCAGCTGTTAGCCCTAGCAAACAGGCTAAAGCCTTGCCTTCCTGGAGGTCCACCTTCAAGGGCAGTGCAACCTCAGGTGGGCCAAGAGGGAAAATAGGGGGATCTGCAGGGGACGTGTCAGCTGCCGGGGGGAGCAACTGGTTAATGAATGGCCTGTCATCCCTCCGAGCCCACAGACGTACCACCTCATCTGGGGAGAGACTAAAAGACTCAACTCTATCGCTAAAGGATTCAACCCTCTCCCTTAAAGAAACTACTCTTAAAGACTCTCACAGAGACTCTGATGAAGACTCTTCTCGAACATCCTTGTCTCACAGAGCTCTCCACCAATCCCACAGACTGTCTGCTTATGACAACGTGGCCCCCTCCAGTCTAAGTCTACCTGCTGACACTTCGTCCATCTGGACGTCTTATGAAATTTCATTGTCTGAACCAGAAGGGAGCGATAAAGCAACAAAATTAGAACCGAGTCAAGAGAGGCCCACACAGTTGAAGGACTGTGCAAATACTTTGGATCACAGTCCAAGCTGCAATGAAGATGATGATCTTGCAGAAACAAATGAAGATGCCACAAGCAAGGTGGCCCAGCTCAAGCAGGAACTGAAGAAACAGAGGACGAGCTATGAAGCCCATATCCGCAA gTTGGAGGAGTCCTGTTCCAACTACCAGTCCCAGATAAACCGCCTCGAGGAGGAGCTAGACCAGGAGAAGAAGAAGTTTCACATGCTGGAGATCCGACTCAGGAACTCAGAGCGGGCACATCAAGATGCAGAAAATCGCAACATTCTCCTTCAGCAAGAGATGGAGGAATTCTTCAAAACCCTCGGAGATCTGACTACAGGAGCAACACGGACCAAATAG